The proteins below are encoded in one region of Oncorhynchus nerka isolate Pitt River linkage group LG15, Oner_Uvic_2.0, whole genome shotgun sequence:
- the LOC115121603 gene encoding histamine H1 receptor-like — MESIQSPDIPMDRYFNSTWRHPYGQETVPSPFNSSFRLQHHNSFHNTLLGVSLGFLSLLTVVMNILVLYAVKKERTLHTVGNLYIVSLSVADLIVGATVMPLNLVYLLEDEWRLGRVVCQFWLIMDYVASTASIFSLFILCLDRYRSVHEPLRYLKYRTRGRASVMISGAWLMSMTWIIPILGWRSFVQVDLKPEMENKCDTDFRFVTWFKVLTSVFNFYLPSLLMLWFYSRIYMAVRQNFRERERIINPTDSVVENRIGHKVQTGNSHCESKKERNSDFDQYTLDQPNDSTDTVETNAPREPKSEKDSHSSHSLLRMTKRLRTTVKDKRKSGSSSFQQKNSDSETPLNLSSLPLGFTNYDDDNVQKLYVSVNDCKVAVPSNSVAGVCEITQISDMQRYTAMFYNNEFTQSVNLSPSPCPHNSPQSPPPQEDSEPDNGTNPDAAANAVTLKQTWQKFCAQSRQRIQSLQVHKEHKAAKQLGCIIAGFMMCWIPYFIVFMVMAFCQTCVHHNLHMFTIWLGYINSTLNPFIYPLCNENFKRVFKTILHINL; from the exons ATGGAGTCTATTCAGTCACCTGACATCCCCATGGACAG GTACTTCAACAGCACCTGGAGACACCCGTATGGCCAGGAGACTGTCCCTTCACCTTTCAACAGCTCCTTCCGCCTCCAGCACCACAACAGCTTCCACAACACCCTACTAG GTGTCTCTCTGGGCTTCCTGTCGTTGCTCACTGTCGTCATGAACATCCTGGTACTCTACGCTGTGAAGAAAGAGCGGACCCTCCACACGGTGGGCAACCTCTACATCGTCAGCCTCTCCGTGGCGGATCTCATCGTCGGGGCCACCGTCATGCCCCTCAACCTGGTGTATCTGCTGGAGGACGAGTGGAGGCTGGGGAGGGTCGTCTGTCAGTTCTGGCTCATCATGGATTACGTAGCCAGCACAGCCTCCATCTTTAGTCTGTTTATACTATGTCTGGATCGGTATCGGTCCGTTCACGAGCCGCTGAGGTACCTGAAGTACCGGACCAGAGGGAGAGCTAGCGTTATGATCTCAGGGGCCTGGCTAATGTCCATGACGTGGATTATTCCTATTCTAGGGTGGAGGTCCTTCGTTCAGGTCGACCTCAAACCGGAGATGGAGAATAAGTGTGACACTGATTTCCGGTTTGTTACTTGGTTTAAGGTTTTAACTTCAGTGTTTAACTTCTACCTTCCGTCTCTGTTGATGCTGTGGTTCTACTCGCGCATCTACATGGCTGTGAGACAGAacttcagagagagggagaggattatCAATCCCACAGATTCCGTGGTGGAAAACAGGATCGGACACAAAGTCCAAACAGGAAATAGCCACTGCGAGTCTAAGAAAGAAAGAAACTCAGACTTTGATCAGTACACGTTAGACCAGCCGAACGACTCCACAGATACAGTTGAAACCAATGCGCCCAGGGAACCCAAGTCTGAGAAAGACTCTCACTCCAGTCATTCACTGCTCAGAATGACAAAACGTCTGAGGACGACTGTAAAGGACAAAAGAAAGAGCGGCTCTTCGTCTTTCCAGCAGAAGAATTCGGACTCGGAGACCCCTTTGAACCTGTCCTCTTTACCTCTTGGCTTCACAAACTACGACGACGACAACGTTCAGAAACTCTACGTATCCGTGAACGACTGCAAGGTAGCCGTGCCGTCAAACTCTGTGGCTGGCGTCTGCGAGATAACCCAGATATCTGACATGCAGAGATACACCGCCATGTTCTACAACAACGAGTTCACCCAGTCTGTGAATTTATCCCCgtcaccatgtccccataattcACCCCAGTCACCCCCGCCTCAGGAGGACTCAGAGCCTGACAATGGTACTAACCCGGACGCTGCAGCCAACGCTGTGACCCTAAAGCAGACCTGGCAGAAGTTCTGTGCCCAGTCCAGGCAGCGTATCCAGAGCCTTCAGGTCCATAAGGAGCACAAAGCGGCCAAGCAGCTGGGCTGTATTATAGCTGGGTTCATGATGTGCTGGATCCCCTACTTCATAGTCTTTATGGTCATGGCTTTCTGCCAAACCTGTGTACATCACAACCTACATATGTTCACGATATGGCTTGGGTATATAAACTCTACCTTGAACCCGTTCATATACCCCCTCTGCAATGAGAATTTCAAACGGGTGTTTAAAACTATCCTACACATTAATTTGTGA